The Spirosoma sp. SC4-14 DNA window AGCCTATCAGCCTACTACTACTGCCAAACGGGCAGGTGCTGAAGGTCCCCTAAGTGAAGCCTTTGCCAGCCGACATCTGTATGTATATGGTACCGCCGACAATCCATCGCCGGAGGAGTTAAAGGCGCGCCAGGAAACCGCTACTCAGGCAGCCAACTGGGCTACCTATCGCGGTGAATTTTTGGGTCGAATTATGGTATTTCCGCACGTTGTGGCCGACAAAGATGTTCGGCCCAGCGATATCGAAAGTTCTAACCTGATTTTGTTCGGCACTAAAGAAACCAACAAACTGATCAGTCAATACAGCGATCGGCTACCCATGCAGCTTTCCCCTTCAGCTACTGAGTATGGCTTGTTCTATATTTTTCCGATGAATAACCATTATGTAGCAGTTAGTTCGGGACAACCCTGGTGGACTGGGACTCAGAATGCCAGCTATTTTACGATTCGGGCGCTCGAAGGATTGAACACCTTCACTGATTTTCTGCTGTTTAAAGGGTCGGCCAAATCGCCCATTGTATCGGGTTATTTCGATGAGTCATGGCGCTTATCAAATGCCGACGCCACTGCCCTGAACCAAACAGGTGTCGTGACCGTAACGACAGGAGCCATATCGGCGACTAAGTAATTTAGAAGTATAGGAGAAATTCGGCCTTATTGCTTAATTTTAGTTGCGCTTTGCGCTCTATTAAGCAATTCGCCTTTGTCAATAAGGTCTTTATCCCTGCTATTCAGGTTATGTCTTCAGTCAAAATAACCATAAACAATCAGGCTCATACATTCGATGTAGAACCCGATATGCCCTTACTGTGGGCTATTCGTGATGTAGTTGGCCTAACCGGCACCAAATTTGGCTGTGGTATTGCGCAGTGCGGAGCCTGCACGGTTCATCTTGATGGTACGCCCATTCGTTCGTGCAGTTTTCCGGTTTCGGCAGCAGCCGGGCATAAGATTACGACCATCGAAGGAATCTCTAAAAATGGCGACCATCCCGTTCAGAAAGCCTGGATCGAACATCAGGTACCCCAGTGTGGCTATTGCCAGTCGGGCCAGATTATGTCGGCCGTAGCGCTGCTGAAGCAAACGCCCAAACCAACCGACGCAGATATTGATGCTGCCATGCAGGGCAACATCTGCCGGTGCGGTACATATAACCGCATACGTGAGGCAATCCATACGGCATCGGCCGAGATGGCCACTACTCCTAAAGCTCCGAAGACTACTCCCAAAATTGGCAAACGATGAGCAACAAACTGA harbors:
- a CDS encoding (2Fe-2S)-binding protein, which codes for MSSVKITINNQAHTFDVEPDMPLLWAIRDVVGLTGTKFGCGIAQCGACTVHLDGTPIRSCSFPVSAAAGHKITTIEGISKNGDHPVQKAWIEHQVPQCGYCQSGQIMSAVALLKQTPKPTDADIDAAMQGNICRCGTYNRIREAIHTASAEMATTPKAPKTTPKIGKR